CACCTCTTCAAGTTCATGTTCCATAACCCGTTTTTTCATGATGACCAGCATGTCTGGCGTTCTCCTTAAGAAGATTGCTGCAAAACTGCGCCTCGGGGCTTTTGCGATCAAGTCAGGGGAAGGGCGATTTCCCTGGTATACCGCAATGATTTGTCTTCATTCAGGTAATCATAGCTGCGGAGGGCTCTCTGCTCGCCGATTGGCATGGGCGCGTTCCAGGCTGCGGCTTTCATCAATCACCCGTTCAAACAGCCGGATAATTGCGGAATTTTCCAGCGGTCCCTGATTGTTCAGCTGCATCCGTTCAAAGATCAGTTTTTCCCGGCGGGGATCGTAAATCGGCAAATCAAGCTGCTTTTTCAGCTGGCCAATCTGCAGGGCGAGGGTGGCTCGCTCATTGAAAATTCTCAGCAATTCATCGTCGAGTTCGTTGATCCTGGTGCGGATTGTATCAATATCCAAGGGGCAGTCCTTTAGCTTCCGGACGAGCAGTACTCGGCGCCGGGGATGATGGTGTCATGCTGGAAGTTTTGATCATCGCGCTCCGGGTGGTCAATGGTGAAGTGGAGGCCGCGGCTTTCGTGGCGGGAGAGAGCGCTTTGAACGATCAATTTGGCGACAGTGGCGATATTGCGCAGTTCGATCAGGTCTGAAGTGAGCAGGAAATCCCAATAGTATTCGTCGATCTCCTGCTGGATCAGCAGGATCCGGTTCATGGCCCGCTGCAGGCGTTTGTCAGAGCGGACAATACCGACGTAATTCCACATGCAGCGGCGGATTTCATCCCAGTTGTGGGCGACAATGACTTCTTCATCGCTGTCGGTGGCATTACCGCTATCCCAGGTCGGTACCGGTGGGTTAGGGGGGTATTGTTTGTCGAATCGTTCCAGGGATAATTGTGCTGCTCTTTTAGCAAAAACAACTCCCTCAAGCAGACTGTTGCTAGCCAGGCGGTTGGCTCCGTGCAGACCGGTGCAGGCGACCTCGCCGATGGCGAACAGATTGTCAATGTTGGTTTCTCCGTCCTGGTCGACGCGCAACCCGCCGCAAAGGTAATGCGCTGCCGGCACCACAGGAATCGGTTCGCGGGTCATGTCGATGCCGTATTGCAGGCAGGTTTCATAGATCATCGGGAAATGGTCTTTGATGAAGGCCGCTCCTTTATAGGTGATATCAAGGTAGGCGCAGTCGTCACCATATTTTTTCATCTCGCTGTCGATGGCTCGAGCAACGATGTCGCGGGGGGCAAGATCCTTAAGCGGATGATAATCAGCCATAAAAGCGTAACCATCCGAACGTTTGAGGATGGCTCCTTCGCCGCGCACCGCCTCCGAGATCAGAAATGATTTTGCATTCGGGTGATACAGGGTGGTGGGGTGAAACTGCATGAATTCCATGTTGGCGACATCCGCACCGGCCCGCCAGCCGATGGCTACGCCGTCACCCGTGGCGATGTCGGGATTGCAGGTATACAGATAGACTTTTCCTGCTCCGCCCGTGGCTAGAACCGTAAAACGTGCCCCGAAGGTGACGACTTCTTCATTCTCTTTATCAAAAATATAGGCGCCGAGGCAGCGGTTGGGAGAGACCGGCCGCTGGAGGACTTTGGCTTCGGTAATCAGATCGACCGCGATATGATCCTGAAAGAGAGTGATATTGGGGTGCTGTTGGGCCGCTTCAACAAGAGCGCGTTCAATTTCCCGGCCGGTGGCATCCTTGGCATGGAGAATTCGGCGGTGGCTGTGGCCGCCTTCCCGGGTGAGATCATACTCGTTGTCCTGGTTGCGGCTGAACTGAACGCCCCAATTGATGAGATCACCGACCGCCGCGGGTCCGGACTGGACTACCAGCTCGACAATCTCCGGCTTGGACAACCAGGCTCCGGCGACCATGGTATCTTCTGCATGGGCCCCAAAGCTGTCTTCTTCTGAAAAGACCGTGGCGATTCCACCCTGTGCCAGCTGGGTTGCTGTAATGTCTATATTCCGCTTGGTTACCAGCGAAACCGTGCCCCGATCAGCAACTTTCAGAGCATAGGTGAGCCCGGCAATACCGCTCCCGATAACCAAAAAGTCAGTTTCTATTTTCATTGTTTTCTCCCGGCCGAAACCGACCGTTATTATTTGCATATCAGCACGTCTGCGGCATTATCGGCGGGGCTTTCAAGGTTGTCAAGCAATAGACCGGTACAATGGCGCTTGACTCTGCTTAGGGGCAAGGTTATAAATTACTCATGTTTGCTGATATGAGATTGATTTCAATATATTTTCTGGTTGCTTTGGTGTTTTTGCCGAATATTGTCGCTGCCGGTATTTATCGCTATGTCGATGCGAACGGAGGGGTTCATTTCACCAATGTCCCGACTTCATCGGAATATCGTTTTTACCGGACCGAGGGGGACCGCTATCGGCTGGAATCGCTCATCGCTCACAGCGCTGAGACCTTTCAACTGGATCGAGCCTTGATTAAGGCGGTTATCAAGGTCGAAAGTGACTTTGATCCGCAGGTCATTTCCAAGCGTGGCGCCCAAGGGTTGATGCAACTGATGCCGGAAACCGCTGTGGAAGTTGGGGTTAATAATCCTTTCGATCCTTCTCAATCCATTTACGGCGGTTCCATGTACTTGCGAAAAATGCTTGATTCTTTCAATAGGAACTTGGATTATGCTCTTGCCGCTTATA
The Pelobacter seleniigenes DSM 18267 DNA segment above includes these coding regions:
- a CDS encoding chorismate mutase is translated as MDIDTIRTRINELDDELLRIFNERATLALQIGQLKKQLDLPIYDPRREKLIFERMQLNNQGPLENSAIIRLFERVIDESRSLERAHANRRAESPPQL
- the nadB gene encoding L-aspartate oxidase, with the translated sequence MKIETDFLVIGSGIAGLTYALKVADRGTVSLVTKRNIDITATQLAQGGIATVFSEEDSFGAHAEDTMVAGAWLSKPEIVELVVQSGPAAVGDLINWGVQFSRNQDNEYDLTREGGHSHRRILHAKDATGREIERALVEAAQQHPNITLFQDHIAVDLITEAKVLQRPVSPNRCLGAYIFDKENEEVVTFGARFTVLATGGAGKVYLYTCNPDIATGDGVAIGWRAGADVANMEFMQFHPTTLYHPNAKSFLISEAVRGEGAILKRSDGYAFMADYHPLKDLAPRDIVARAIDSEMKKYGDDCAYLDITYKGAAFIKDHFPMIYETCLQYGIDMTREPIPVVPAAHYLCGGLRVDQDGETNIDNLFAIGEVACTGLHGANRLASNSLLEGVVFAKRAAQLSLERFDKQYPPNPPVPTWDSGNATDSDEEVIVAHNWDEIRRCMWNYVGIVRSDKRLQRAMNRILLIQQEIDEYYWDFLLTSDLIELRNIATVAKLIVQSALSRHESRGLHFTIDHPERDDQNFQHDTIIPGAEYCSSGS
- a CDS encoding lytic transglycosylase domain-containing protein, with protein sequence MRLISIYFLVALVFLPNIVAAGIYRYVDANGGVHFTNVPTSSEYRFYRTEGDRYRLESLIAHSAETFQLDRALIKAVIKVESDFDPQVISKRGAQGLMQLMPETAVEVGVNNPFDPSQSIYGGSMYLRKMLDSFNRNLDYALAAYNAGPNAVRKYGGIPPFEETRNYIKRVRHYFDFYRRNESTF